The Drosophila sulfurigaster albostrigata strain 15112-1811.04 chromosome 3, ASM2355843v2, whole genome shotgun sequence genomic sequence CATTCACAACATCCGCGGCGAGACAATAATGATCTTCACTGGAAATGGTGCCGCTCCACCTCCCGCCACCGCCGCTGCCGTTTGTGGTGACTTAATTGCCGCACCCAAAGTAGCTTAGCAAGAGAAATACACATTTCACACAGCCGGGTTTTCAGTTTCAGCCACATTTTTGACCACCTCTGATAAAACAGCAGCACTCTAGTTGCTGATAAAGCAACTAGGGGCTGATTCACTTGCCCACTTGGACGTGACTAAGCCAACACCATGACTCAACACTCAATGGGCCAGTCGCAGTTACGTCCTCTATATCTCTGGCGATGTAATGCTCGAGGGGTCATCGAGGCCAAGGCTGTTGTTAGACAGTCACACCTCTTGGTGACTCGTCCCAGCACCGAACGAACATCGGACGTAAAACGCAACGCATCGAGCAAGGGCAGCATTGCGAGTAGTTCCTCATCCTGGGTTCCGATTTTATATCGTTTTATCTGCACCGCATTGCCCGCATTGAATTGATTGGCCAAGTGGCAATCGTCTAGGAGCACAACATTGGCAGGATCATCATCGCAAACCGACACAAGTTTGGCCAGAATGCCGCTGATTTCGATGCAATGCTGTCGATAGAACCGACGCTGGAAAAACTTGCGATTAGTCTCCAAGCGATCGAGCACTTCGGATGCATAAATCTCGGTGGCCGCGGTGAAGATCATTACATTGTACCACTTGGAAACGCAGTCCAGAAAGTAATCCAAATGCGGTCGCTTAAACACAGAGACGAAGACATCTTTGTTCCGTATATAGAAACTAAAATCTGGCTTGATAGACTTATTCTTGCGCGTCCTATTTCTCCAGGGTTCTTTTTGGTAATGGAAATGCGACTTGATCAATGTGTCATCCATATCGAGTACCAGAGTTTTGCGGCTTACTAGCTTTAATCTCCGCCTGGAGACGGGCGACAAATAATCTGTATAGTTAACTGGCGTATAGTTGATCAACTTGTTGTGCATTGTGCCCAGcttcatttgtattttattgcgTAGgttcggcaacaacaacagaagcgtagcaaataaaattgccaGTGTTGTCAGCGCATAGAAACTGAGAAAATCACTTTACTAGAATTCAAAAATGAAtggataaaataataaatacttactGCTTCACGAAAAAGTCTTCcttatataccatattttacTAAAAGTAAgggattattttatttctatcgAGGCTATCAAACAAACTTGGGGATACCTCTGATTGTTATACAAatactttattcaaaatgttctCAAATTTTACATTGTTATAAAAGGTAACTCTGTTTTTTGAGTATATGatagattttttattttcgaattcAGTTTTTGGAACGATTTTAACTTAATATTGTGCAAATGatcattttttgttattttttaattatatgaaaaGTGTGTGATGTTTAAAAGTATacacacaaagagaaaaaaatctaaattaaaaaaatcttgatttaaaatttttttgatctTCAAATGAACAATCTTAACAGAAGATTTTTAGGGtgaaacaatcttaaatcaatatttttattctaaatttgcattttcagaTTAAAACGATTGCTGCGGAAATAAGGAAAAGtacttttgcatttatttatttattttttccttcATTTCAGAAAATATGTTTGTATtcataaaaaacagaaaacattaatctatttaatatttatttcatgttATGATGTCTTGATGTTTTAGGTATAAATAATGGAAAATGTTTATGTACAcatttagatattttttatatttaaatttaagaaagtacgtatgtt encodes the following:
- the LOC133841384 gene encoding CTD nuclear envelope phosphatase 1 homolog, with the protein product MVYKEDFFVKHFYALTTLAILFATLLLLLPNLRNKIQMKLGTMHNKLINYTPVNYTDYLSPVSRRRLKLVSRKTLVLDMDDTLIKSHFHYQKEPWRNRTRKNKSIKPDFSFYIRNKDVFVSVFKRPHLDYFLDCVSKWYNVMIFTAATEIYASEVLDRLETNRKFFQRRFYRQHCIEISGILAKLVSVCDDDPANVVLLDDCHLANQFNAGNAVQIKRYKIGTQDEELLAMLPLLDALRFTSDVRSVLGRVTKRCDCLTTALASMTPRALHRQRYRGRNCDWPIEC